In the Trichoderma atroviride chromosome 4, complete sequence genome, GAAGCCTTCGTTGCATGATGCTGTGCGGAGGAGTATAAGCGTGGCCAAGGAATGTTGAAAGATCTCTGCCATCATTCGGGACTCCTTCTCCCAGTCTTCCATGTCGTCTTGGATGATGCACAGAGCATCGATCCAGATGTACTTTACGCCCAGCGCTCGTGCAACACGCACGGTATCTTGATAGGCCTTGGGCATGGCGCTGTAAGAGATTGATTTTTGCAAATGAGAATAGTTGCTTCTCGTAGTTCTCAGCGAAGGACCCTTCTTTCCCCAGCAGTAGCTCAGAGCCAAATATGGCTGAGGTGCTTCATCAATACTGGGATATCCGTGGGTTTCTACAAGGCGAATCAGGCCCGACTCTCTTCTGCTCTCGACATGAAGGAGTCTTGTAGGCCGAAACGATGCTTTGAGAGCagctttttcctctttgccgcCTAATACCCATTTCTTTAGTGTGAATATGCCGGCTGGTGACATGACACTATCCGGAATACGCTTTGTGTAGATGTCAAGTGCTGAAGCGCCTTGATCTGCAAACCCAGCCACATTAGAAGATTGTCTtgacagagagagagccaaCGTATGTCATACCATTCAAGTTTGCACTGACGCGAAAGGTAAGATAGTCATATCTGTGCCCAGGTCTAGCAAACGCAGCACTGTACACAGTAAACGCCGCCAAGCCAGAGTTCCAAAAATGGCGGATCCGCACCAGCTCGATCGTATCATCGGGAAGGCGTCCCAATCGATACCGCTGGAAATGCTGGATCATGGCATTCCGAAGAAGGCAGCAAAAACCGCACCCAGCGTTTGCAGATTCGGCCAACGTTGGAAGTAATGGAATAGTGTCCTTGCGATGGTATTCTAGATCCTCTTCGAAACCGGGGACATCTGCTTTCAACTCTACAGATTTCTTAGGATAAGAGGTAGCAGTATGTTTAAGGCGTACATTTTCCAGTTGCAAGACGCTGCAGTGCTGGCATAATGTCTGAGAACCGCTCAGAACAGATTCTGGGACATCTGAGAAGTCATAATGGAACGTATCTCTGGGTGTTATCCGTTCATGAGATGATTTTTCGATTGTTTTTGCAAAATATTCATGCTGACCACTCCCGACAAAAGTAAAGATGCCTGCCATGGTATTTGGGTATCATGTATCTGGTTAATGAGAGTACTTGTTAAAATCAAACGATTGTCAGCCCTGTCTCATTTATTCGTTATAGTAGTGGATATGCCTTGTCAGCTCCGCCTTGCTGCCTAGCCAAGCTTCCCTGCATCATGGGGTAATTGATGCATTTCAATCTTGTGCTCAGTAATCAGGAAACTAGAATATGCCCCCCCTCACTTGCGGCTTGGCAAATGGAGACCAAAGCCTCATTGATGCTATCTGATAGTCAGATGCTTATAAAAGATCGCTTTGTTGACCCTGCACTCTTGATTCCTTTTATGCACTCTACTGCAGGCTATATGAGCCCTTTGGTCCATCGGATTTTCGCTTAATCCGGAGGAATGCATGCACCCAATGATCTTTACCTACAGGTAGTACTTATGCTTTATAAATGGTTGGGCTGAAAAGATTGGGCAAGCAacttgaatttttttcttccatgaTTTGATCCTGGTTACTAATTTCATTGAACAGCCAAAATACTATCATTTTGAAATGGCATCTTCGTCTGAAACGGTATGTTGAACTAAAGCTGGAtgaaataataaataaatggCTTACAACTGATTCATTTGGTTATAAATACAATATAGGAAGTCAGTACTAGCATCTCGATGTTTGTAGTAAGTCGATGACTAACTTTCTTATAGGCGCAGCCAGATTTGGAGGCAAGAGTTCTAGCTAGAGCTAGACTGGACAAGAGTAAACGACTAACTGCAGTTACAGggtgaaaagaaagaggaaaagaaaaagacagaaagacCTAAGAAATATGCCGCTATCGATGCCCTTATTTTCCCTTCTAAAGCTTGGACAGCCGGGAGGATGAATGCTTCTCCTTACGAGTCCTTGATTGCACTACCTGGCGCCTTTGCTAGATCAAATTTTGCCCGAATTATTCCCCAGGACGGGAGGCTTGAGCTAAATTTCGACTTTCCTTGGGAACAGCATGGAGCTGGCTTCCGGGGCAGAGAATACCAAAatcgcttctcctccaaagAAGATCAATTGAGTATCGAAACTCTCAAATCATTTTGGGGCACTATCCAAACCTTCGGCCATTTCATCATCTGGGATGAAATTCCCCAAGTTCAATTACAAGAGGGGTGTTTAGAACGCTACTTTATGTATAACATAGGACACGATAGCCCATACGGCGTTTCCCATGCAGACGGTCTCTTGGGCAAtcgaaagaaagaagaacgGTGCGTTTGTTCCTTTCGCTTGTATACGAGTGCGATTGTAATCTCGAATTTGCTTCTTGACTAGACTTGGGTATCATACCATTCTTTCTCAACAGCAGAAAGTTCGGGAGTTTCTCAACCGACGTCGAGCACGTCGTTCACGGCGTTCACGGCGTCCCCTACCGACGCGTCATGACATGGCTCCAATGAGAAGGATCATGTTTGTTTATTGATATTCCTTCAAGGTGGACTTATTATATGCTAATTTAAGCAGAGTCTGTCAAGGATTGCCTCTTGTTCCACCAGCAAGGCCAGACTACATagctcttcctttccttgtTATGAACAGCAAAGATGATCCGATAAGCAGAGCAGTTAATCTTCACATATTATGCCAGCGAAGACCCGGTAACGAGGCAACGAACCCATATTTAAATTTTGACAATGCGTTTCACATAACTTTCTATGAAATGCTACCACGAGATAGTCCCAGTGGCCTAATTGAAGTGATCCGTCAGAAAAAGCTGAAAATCGGCTATCTGTACGGGAAACCCGATAAAAATAGCAGTAACACTACTGGAAAGAACAATGGACCAGTATTTCGAGAAAGCTCATTCACAGTAGGTTCTCACCCCTAGACGAGGagatttaataatactaacCAGATAGATAATACCCAAACAGCCATCTTATTTTCAACCTACTGGCGATTACGATTGGACAGTGCTAATTTTGAGCTCTTCCAACTTTTTCAAACAACCAGCCCAGAACGACTTGGATATAGAATGGAAACGAGTTCTAAGCGAGGAAAGCTTATTAATCGCTCAAACGATTATTATCGTTAACGCACTTAGTAAAGTGGAAAATCGATGGAGGGATCTCATTGAATACATCGGAAGCTTGTTAGTCGAAGATTTCATGGATCCGAGGTCTTATACAATGCTACTCTTCGACGATGAGACTTTCAGTCGGTCAAGGCTGTATTTCTGGATAATCGGTTGCCTCAACGAATTCGAGATAAGCATCGAAGATAATATTAAACAGTGGAAGCTTTTTCGGCAAGCGCGAATTGATCCTAGACTCGAAAGACTAGGAGATATTCTCAAATCAACAGAAGATCTAGGATTATCCGACGAATTGAATGAACTTCATAATATTTATACGCGGGGTGAAGAAGTCCGACAGGGTTTAGAAGATCTACAATCCCAGTTTCGAGCAAAATTAGCGACTGTACAGACGCTACGCGATGGTGTAAGCTTTGCCCAGCCGGCCTGGCCATGTTATAGAGATGGGCTTACATACATCTCACAGCTTTTCAATGCCAGTGCGCTCATCGAGAGCAGATCATCCACTAGACTGGGCCAAAACGTGAAGCTCCTCACTTATGTGAGCATTGTTTACCTACCATTGGCGTTTTGTGCAGTGAGTATTTGAAACGAATACGTGCTGATATCTAATAAACATGAACTGCTAGCTAATCTGATCAACAGGCTCTTTGGGCCGTGCCCGATATATCGAATAATGATACAAGAAcccccttcatcatcactaCCATTCTTGTAGGATGCGCGACTTATATAGTGGTGTTCAATCTGGAGAGTATTGTGGATATTCTAGGGAAATCTTATACCGGCTATCGATCGCGATTATTGGAAAGCATGAGCGAAGAACATGATTCATATTGGCAGTCTCTCCGAGAGCGATTTGAAGAGTTCCCTCCCAATAACGAGCAACGAAAGCCGTCTGAGTGGTGGATCATTCGATACCAAGTTCAAAAGTGGTTTAGAAGAGCAGATTGAAATCTCCATAGGTTGATAGTGTATCGAAACAGTTATCAACTTCGATGGCATTTGGGGTTGGCAAAAGCTTTGTGCCATAAGGCAGTTTGTATTATCTTCGCAAAATCTTCAATCGCGAGCTATTTATGTATATCCACCCCCACCTCATGGCTTCGATATATGCCCTCAGATGCAATAGGCATGCATATCCCAGCATCATAACTTCGCTAATCAAAAACAATCTTCGAACCAGCAAAGGTAGCTcccttctgctgctcctttgccttctttcggGCCTCCCAACTGGGATGTAACGGCCCCTCATTATCCTTCTTAACCGGCTTGGGCGGAGGAGCTGGTCTGCTTTCCTGATAAGCATTTGCTCCTCTCTCTCGGCCTTGTGAATAGCCTCCTCGACCACCAGCTCCTGCAGGAGCGCGACCACCCTTCTTCCACGGCTTTCGACCCTGGTCATCTGGTCCTACGGCACCGCGCTTCATGTCCCAGCCAGCATCTCTGCCACCATTTGCGGCTTCCTTTTGCAGATGTTTCGCGTTTGCTCCGTATTTCTTCTCCCAGATGGCTTGGCGTGCGCGCTGTCCACGACGTTTCTTGGGTGGGGCGTCGATGTCGGATGCGGATTCAGATCCAGAGATGTAACCACCCATGAGTGTGGGAAGGAAAGTCGAGTCTCCTGGTCGAGCTGTTTTCAGTGCCGCTTTGGCTgcccgcttcttcttgtcctcttccttcttctcctttttgcttttcgtGGCCTCGGGGTTTGGCTCATCGTCGTTGTCTGCCgacttctttggcttcctcgTTGGTAACGGCGAGGGCGATCGTGAGCCGCTTATGGAATCTaaatcttcctcgtcttcatcttcggcTTCGGACCCTGAGCCGGATACTGATATATCGTCTAGATTGACCTGTTCCGTCCCTCGGTATTTTGCCAAAAACTCCTCGTCGAATTCGTCCTCGCTTTCGTCAGAAGAGCCCCCCAGCAGATCATCATACTTTGTCACTGCTGTTTCCTGATCAGAGCCTTGCAATACTTCAATTGTCGGCCTAGGTTCGTCTGCATCGGAGCCAAAGCCCTCGAACTCAGATTCGCTATCAGACTCTTCTTCCGCAgtctcctgcttcttctctttcttcttcttagaATCGGCCGATGGTTTCACATCCTCCTCGCCACTCTCCCCATCTTCCCTGTCTGCGGGTTGCTCTTCtgtgtcttttcttttgttcctcACTCGTTTCGACTTGGTTGGAACAGGCACGCCCAGCGTTTCGCAGATGTCTGTAATCGCACGATCGAGCGCATGTCTGGTTGAGCTTGCGCTGCAAAGAATGCTTATAACATTGTTCTGCAAAGCAATCTCTTCCGGAGAGAGGGTTGGTCGCGGAACTTCAGCGCGGAGCTCCTCTGGGATGTCCTCTGACGTTTCTACGGCCTTGATTCGGAGAAGATTCGAGTGCAGGTGATGTCGGGCAGTTTGCCGCAGATCGAGCGACTTTATCCCTCGCTGTTAGCTAAAGCAgttccttttttgcttctgaAAGAGCATTGATTTGGCAGGAAAAACATACTTTTAAAACTCCATACTCGCGCTCTAACCTGGTCTTCTTCGCGACTGTGATTCCAGGCTCGCGCAACTTAGTGCTAAAGCGCTTCCGCTCAAAAACCTTGGCAGAGCTGAGCGCTCGGAATATATCAATTCGATATTTTTCTAATTTATTCTGTACGGTGTCTGCGACGGAGCGCTTTCGTTTGGGCATGTTGAcaacaattttttttttctttgggcAAACAGCTTGAAGCTAAGATAAGAGATCTTGATCGCAATTGTcgaaaaaaaatccaagGACCCCTGTCCGATGCTGCTAGCGTGGTGCGCGTTCGGGATTAGCACTGTGCCACTTCGGCgatttggtggtgatgcAGTATTGCTCTTCCACTTTGGTACAGTGTATAGATATTTAACGATAAACAGACCGGAGATGGTTGTTGGACTTTGAGAATGGTGGGGAAAGTAAGACCAAAGTAGGCTTCTGAGTGAGGGGTCGAATAAGATAAAGAACAAGACATCTCACTGAGGTAGCTGGATATTAAAAAGGCTTTACAGCTGAGGAACCGGCTTCATCTCCAGTCTATCTCCAACGCTATGGCGACCCAAAATATTGATGAGGCCGTTGTGGTCAACAACCTGTTCAATGTCGATGGCCTTGTGGCCTTTATTACAGGTGGTGGAACTGGTAAGTAGCCAAACTGATGAATGGTCTCTGTTTGATTCAATCCGGCAGATTCTTTTGAGAGACATGGCATAACTCTTCGCTTTCATTCAGGTATCGGTCTGATGATGACCCGAGCACTGGCAAGAAACGGTGCCGCCAAGGTCTATATCGGTGGACGTCGCCTGGAGGTCCTCGAagccgctgcagcttctaTAGGCCCAAATGTCGTGCCTGTTAAATGTGATGTGACGTCCAAGGAAAGTCTACAGCAAGCtgtcgacttcatcaagcaAGAAACCGGCTATCTGAATGTCTTGGTCTGCAATTCAGGCATTGGCGGGCCTCAGTCTATCCAGATCCAGGACGACACGTCGATTGAAGAATGGGCAGACTCGAACTGGGACATTAGCTTTGAAGACTACACGAATACGTTTGCGGTCAACACAAGCGCCGTCTGGTATACCGCTATTGCCTTTGTGAAGCTTCTCGATGCGGGTAACAAAAAGGGCAACTTGGAGCAAAGCTCCCAGATCATCGTCACCAGCTCCATtgccagcttcaacaaggccgCGCCGGGAGGCTGGGCTTATGGCCAGTCAAAAGCGGCCGCAACGCACATAGCCAAGCATCTCTCAACAGCACTGCCACGATGGAATATCAGGTAAGTGACGTTGTCGTCTACATGGGCTTTTCCAAGCGATTCCACATAGCTAACGAGTCATTTATTATCCAGGGCGAACTGCATTGCCCCGGGATGTAAGTGATATCAATTTCCGCCATCGGAGTAGAGATGCCATGATAACCTCGGATACTGACTGACGCTTGCCGCTTAGTGTTTCCGAGTGAAATGGCCGCACCCATCGTTAACCGCTTCAACCAACATTCGGATACCCCAGGCAAAGTGCCTGCGCAATTCATACCCTTGCAGAGAATGGGTAACGACCAGGACATGGCTGGCACTATTTTGTATCTGATTTCAAAGTCGGGGGCTTACTGCAACGGACTTGTCATTGTTATTGACGGAGGGCGACTTTTGAGGTTTCCCTCATTATACTAGGTTCGTATAGAGCATATATGCCTTTTGTATAGAATAAAAAACGCCAACACTTCACAAAAGTCCCCTGGTATGGTTTGTCTGTGAACATGATACGGAAACCAGCGGTCCATCACCAGCAAGACTTGGCCAATGGAATCTTCATAAAGCCAGAATCTAGTTGGACACAGATAAAGGGGCTGGAAGCAAAGTGTATAAGTCATAATCACTGCCGGTGCGGAAACCGAGATTCAGGACTCGGTGTCCGATATACGATTTGAAGCGTCCGCTGATCGAATCGAGACCGCACCGGAGGCTCAATCCCGCGATTGTTAGCTTGAATACGCAACGTTAAAAACACAAGTAGCGAGATTGGAGAGCCTATCAGCGGCCAGCAATTAGAGAGACAAGTGGAAATGAAATGCGCCTTTTCCGAACGCGGACACAATGGCTTGAATCTGGATGTCGAATATTCTTAGCATCTTGGCTAGGAAGTGAGCTATCTAAGACACGGTAATAAGCTCGGATAGCAGATTTCGGGAATTGTCGGTTGAAGCGCCCGTACAACGGCTATTGTTATCGCCAAAAGGCTTAAGCGCAGATCTGAGCTGGCATCAATGTGACGAGCTGAAACGGACAAGGAATCTTTTGGTCGGAATGGAAGTGCATGTGTAAACATGTGTAAGAATAGATTAATCTCATCGGGAAGAGGCAGCGTTTCTCCGAGGTATTGGGTGTTGGTGGTTCGCGGGAAAAAGGAACCGACTGACTCTGAGATCCCCGCAGATACGAAGTACATACATGCAAAAGGAGAAGGGGCCTTTTCTTAGCAGATGGCGCTATACTAGAATGGCGATAACATGGCTTCTtattttgttgtttgttAGTTGAGGCAGATAAGCTGGTAAATGGTGAGACAAAGAATAAGAAATGCAACACTATCTTACGTCAAACACAAGTTGATGATAGAAGTATATCAAAAATGCATCACTTGCGCACGCTGCAGTGAATTGACTGCATCTCACCGTCACCAAACAGTATGGCAAATCTGCTCTAGCCATGACTCTTGGTTCCTCTAACGCCCGCCATTCAGCCAGCTAGGATTCGATCCAAAGACTCCACAGCAGCCGTCGAGTCGATGCAAGGAGCTCGGGCCAGCGCGTCCTTGCTGGGGATTTGCTCCATAACGCGGGTGGGTTTCACGAATCTGGCCCACCCGGCAGTCGGATAGGGACAGAGAGATAGCAGAAGCCCACGGAGACGTCATTGAGGAAGCATGTGTAAGACTTGGTAAGACAGCTTGGTTGATTTGGTTGATGccagcagaagcaagcaCGTGAAAACCGTCGTCCGTCTTTCCGCTGGATCATGGCAAAGCAAACACTCTCCAGTCGCCCAATGAGAGGACGCGCAGGCTAATACGAAAAAGCTCCGGAGCCTGCTGCGTGGCTGCAAATCGAGTGACGTCGCAGTCGGCTGGATGGACTCCTGGACTCAAGCCATGATGCCTGAAAGCAGGACCTTGGCGCAACCCCGCATTCTTGGTGTGATGGCACGCGTGCAGTAGAGCCTGTACTTTGAGTTAAGCAGCTGTTAGTCGAACGCCATGAGAGCTGCTGGCATTGAAGATTCTCGTGTGTTGAGCGCTAGCGATGATTTACAGGCGTCGTTGCTCTCAGAGATTAATCGGTGTTTGATTTGGCATCCGTCCCTGTGTGTTTGATGCTATCGACAGCACAGGAACGAGCGTGTAAGAGCAAGGGCTGCAGCCAAGCTGAATAGGTAGGCCTACTAACGCATACGTCTATCTGCAAGCTCTTTCGTAATATCACATACCTACAGTAGCACTTGGAAAAAGCCGGCTGCAAGGAAGCGTTCCAGGCAGGAGCTCGCTGGACCCTTTGACGGCGCCCAAACCGGTTTTGCAGCTCATGTA is a window encoding:
- a CDS encoding uncharacterized protein (EggNog:ENOG41~TransMembrane:2 (i423-443o455-473i)), giving the protein MASSSETAQPDLEARVLARARLDKRHDSPYGVSHADGLLGNRKKEERLGYHTILSQQQKVREFLNRRRARRSRRSRRPLPTRHDMAPMRRIIVCQGLPLVPPARPDYIALPFLVMNSKDDPISRAVNLHILCQRRPGNEATNPYLNFDNAFHITFYEMLPRDSPSGLIEVIRQKKLKIGYLYGKPDKNSSNTTGKNNGPVFRESSFTIIPKQPSYFQPTGDYDWTVLILSSSNFFKQPAQNDLDIEWKRVLSEESLLIAQTIIIVNALSKVENRWRDLIEYIGSLLVEDFMDPRSYTMLLFDDETFSRSRLYFWIIGCLNEFEISIEDNIKQWKLFRQARIDPRLERLGDILKSTEDLGLSDELNELHNIYTRGEEVRQGLEDLQSQFRAKLATVQTLRDGLFNASALIESRSSTRLGQNVKLLTYVSIVYLPLAFCAALWAVPDISNNDTRTPFIITTILVGCATYIVVFNLESIVDILGKSYTGYRSRLLESMSEEHDSYWQSLRERFEEFPPNNEQRKPSEWWIIRYQVQKWFRRAD
- a CDS encoding uncharacterized protein (EggNog:ENOG41), encoding MPKRKRSVADTVQNKLEKYRIDIFRALSSAKVFERKRFSTKLREPGITVAKKTRLEREYGVLKSLDLRQTARHHLHSNLLRIKAVETSEDIPEELRAEVPRPTLSPEEIALQNNVISILCSASSTRHALDRAITDICETLGVPVPTKSKRVRNKRKDTEEQPADREDGESGEEDVKPSADSKKKKEKKQETAEEESDSESEFEGFGSDADEPRPTIEVLQGSDQETAVTKYDDLLGGSSDESEDEFDEEFLAKYRGTEQVNLDDISVSGSGSEAEDEDEEDLDSISGSRSPSPLPTRKPKKSADNDDEPNPEATKSKKEKKEEDKKKRAAKAALKTARPGDSTFLPTLMGGYISGSESASDIDAPPKKRRGQRARQAIWEKKYGANAKHLQKEAANGGRDAGWDMKRGAVGPDDQGRKPWKKGGRAPAGAGGRGGYSQGRERGANAYQESRPAPPPKPVKKDNEGPLHPSWEARKKAKEQQKGATFAGSKIVFD
- a CDS encoding uncharacterized protein (EggNog:ENOG41) translates to MATQNIDEAVVVNNLFNVDGLVAFITGGGTGIGLMMTRALARNGAAKVYIGGRRLEVLEAAAASIGPNVVPVKCDVTSKESLQQAVDFIKQETGYLNVLVCNSGIGGPQSIQIQDDTSIEEWADSNWDISFEDYTNTFAVNTSAVWYTAIAFVKLLDAGNKKGNLEQSSQIIVTSSIASFNKAAPGGWAYGQSKAAATHIAKHLSTALPRWNIRANCIAPGLFPSEMAAPIVNRFNQHSDTPGKVPAQFIPLQRMGNDQDMAGTILYLISKSGAYCNGLVIVIDGGRLLRFPSLY